The DNA sequence TCGAGATCGCCAATGCCCTTTTCCGCTAAGGATTTCTTGAGCGCGGGAATATAATGTTCTTGGATAAACTCTGCAAAAGGCTTTTCTTCTAAAGCGGGGGGTTTTTCCTTCTTCGGGGGCACTTTTTTGGCTTCCGTCGCCTTTTTCTCATCGGCTCTACCCGCCGCTGGGTTTGCGGGGGGTTGTTTCGCCTCTGCTTTCTTCACCTCTGCTTCTGGTTCAGCACCCTGTTTTTGGCTAGCATTCGCATTTTCAGGGTTAACCGCATCGGGATCGGGGGCGTTAGCGCTAGGGATATTGCTGGCTTGCTGTTCGCTTTGGGCGGGAACCTCTTTGCCTGTATACTCTTGATTGTTTTCTTCTGCCATTGTTTTAATCCACTTTTGGCGATCTGCTCATATTTTATAAATCATAAGGCGATTTCCTCTCCTACTTTGGGGAAAGAGTTAGGGTTTCGAGTTCGGCGACAACTTGAGCCAGAACTTTGACTAAAGGGGTAGACTCAACAGACTCAAAGGCATTGACTAGGGCGCGATAGTACCAAAGGGTGCCTGTTTTGCCCCCAGTGAAGCGTTCCCAAATTTGTTCTCCTACCTGTTGATAGTCTTTGCGAATTGAAAGGGCGTTGTAGAGTTTATCCGCAGCCGAGACGAGGCGAACGGAGGCAGATTTGTGGGGAATTTGGGCGATATAGGCTTCTTTGCGATCGCGCCAAGGCGGTTTAGGTTCTGTGTCTGCATCAGTGCAACCGTCTACAATTGCAGTAACGGTATCCCCAAAGCGACGGCGGATTTCTTGGCGGATGGTATCTCCTCCTCGATCCTCGATGGCGTCATGGAGTAGGGCTGCGATCGCTTCTTCTTCAGTGGCCCCGTATTCTAGAGCAATGCTGGCAACTCCCAACAAATGGGCAACATAGGGAACGCCAGAACCTTTACGAACCTGCGTGGCGTGGAGTTGAGCCGCAAAGGATAAGGCTTCACTAAAGCGCTCGGATAACATTGTTGAACCCCTTGAGCTTGAAAATACCCCGATTTTAGCCGAGTTCAAACCTTGACTTTCTGCCACTTGCCTTGAGATAAAATCCAGGTTAAAACTAGGGTTCTCACGACCCAATCTAAGGTTGAACCTAACCAGACGCCGAGTAAGCCTAAATGCAGGGGAAAGGCTAAAACATAGGTAGCAATTAAACGCACTGCAAACCAGCCTAATAGGGAAACTCCCAAGGCGGTGCGCGTATCTCCCGCCCCGCGCAAGGATTCTCCTAAAATGGTTGCCATTGCCATAAACGGTTGAGCAACAGCGGCTACGGCTAAACAGGGTAAAGCAACGCTAATAATCCGAGCATCGGGAGTAAAGGCTTGCAGGAGTTGTTGGGGAATTAAGACAAACAGAGCGCCGCAACTGCCTAATAAGATTAACCCCATAATAGCGGCGGCTCTGGCTCCGCGTGCGGCAGAGTTTGGGCGTCCTGCTCCTAATTGTTGCGCGACAATTACCGCCGCCGCAATCCCAATCCCGTCAGCGGATTCAAAGCAAATGGCCTCTATACT is a window from the Desertifilum tharense IPPAS B-1220 genome containing:
- a CDS encoding DUF2996 domain-containing protein — protein: MAEENNQEYTGKEVPAQSEQQASNIPSANAPDPDAVNPENANASQKQGAEPEAEVKKAEAKQPPANPAAGRADEKKATEAKKVPPKKEKPPALEEKPFAEFIQEHYIPALKKSLAEKGIGDLDVQFVQEKIPVLGMSQEPPCWQVIGSWKDKQRQFRVYFFNEDISGHRAFSFTSNASKPSTLEPFLIDERRITLDLLVFGVFQRLNAQKWLALN
- a CDS encoding HD domain-containing protein, with translation MLSERFSEALSFAAQLHATQVRKGSGVPYVAHLLGVASIALEYGATEEEAIAALLHDAIEDRGGDTIRQEIRRRFGDTVTAIVDGCTDADTEPKPPWRDRKEAYIAQIPHKSASVRLVSAADKLYNALSIRKDYQQVGEQIWERFTGGKTGTLWYYRALVNAFESVESTPLVKVLAQVVAELETLTLSPK